A region of Thermovibrio ammonificans HB-1 DNA encodes the following proteins:
- a CDS encoding proton-conducting transporter membrane subunit gives MEKVVYALFVVPWLLALIVFVSPWHRVRQAVTLISLPVLSYLTFLLWNSELPLFIHTPRWLELAFTLYDYGLLAYFLYQGFKFRNFLVTVLAVAQLFLLSWALTVMPHSETANLYVDRLSVAIYALVATVGSLICIYATKYMEQENLERENRFVAILLWFLGVMNLAVTVNNLEWFFALFETTTLASYILIRFRWDRVSVENALRALWMNQVGGIAILLGILFAVKYYGLYHFTDFLKLNRASLVMIPFGFLAISALVKGAQLPFHRWLLGAMVAPTPVSAILHSATMVKIAPYLILRLSPVIKGTLLAKLLIITTGFVFVAAGMFALTQDNFKRILAYSTISLLGLMMLTASMGSPIAVLASVLLILFHGAVKALLFMEAGIMEKLFKAKRIEDIRRLVEKAPITVMFVSIGFMSMTIVPFGIFVAKWLALEEASNFLAHGAYVGSIIFMAVGGVILTLLYFKVIGIMTRKRGEFIRFKLEKLPPLYLLTTVPLVLFTLVASLLIALFSQEFVNPIVASVVGKPAAIAAQGLTLKTPLSELYGWQIVGALLLLLVVPVIAYFVHFEGTDRVYPYTCGEKVELTIGTYNFFCISRVEPLIETAATALFVLTLILGGGLV, from the coding sequence ATGGAGAAGGTAGTCTACGCGCTGTTTGTCGTTCCGTGGCTCCTTGCATTAATCGTTTTCGTTTCTCCGTGGCACAGGGTAAGGCAGGCGGTAACGCTCATCTCCCTGCCGGTTCTCTCCTACCTTACCTTCCTGCTCTGGAACTCCGAGCTTCCGCTCTTCATCCACACCCCCCGCTGGCTGGAGCTGGCATTCACCCTCTACGACTACGGCCTGCTGGCCTACTTCCTCTACCAGGGGTTCAAGTTCAGGAACTTCCTGGTAACGGTTCTGGCCGTTGCTCAGCTCTTTCTGCTCAGCTGGGCACTTACCGTTATGCCCCACTCAGAAACGGCCAACCTATACGTAGACAGACTGTCGGTTGCCATTTACGCCCTTGTGGCAACTGTAGGCTCGCTTATCTGCATTTACGCCACAAAGTACATGGAGCAGGAGAACTTAGAGAGGGAGAACCGCTTTGTTGCAATCCTGCTGTGGTTCTTAGGGGTTATGAACCTGGCCGTAACGGTAAACAACCTGGAGTGGTTCTTCGCCCTCTTCGAAACAACGACTCTCGCTTCCTACATACTGATAAGGTTCAGGTGGGACAGGGTATCGGTTGAAAACGCCCTCAGGGCCCTGTGGATGAACCAGGTGGGCGGTATAGCAATCCTGCTGGGCATTCTGTTCGCCGTTAAGTACTACGGCCTCTACCACTTTACCGACTTCCTGAAATTAAACAGAGCCTCCTTGGTTATGATTCCGTTCGGATTTCTGGCAATCTCTGCACTCGTTAAAGGAGCACAGCTGCCCTTCCACCGGTGGCTGCTCGGCGCCATGGTTGCCCCAACGCCGGTGAGCGCCATTCTCCACTCGGCAACCATGGTGAAGATAGCTCCCTACCTAATCCTCAGGCTCTCTCCGGTAATTAAGGGGACGCTTCTTGCGAAGCTCCTGATAATCACAACAGGCTTCGTTTTCGTTGCGGCGGGAATGTTTGCCCTAACCCAAGACAACTTTAAACGGATTCTCGCTTACTCAACAATCTCCCTGCTGGGGCTCATGATGCTCACGGCGAGTATGGGAAGCCCCATAGCGGTTCTCGCCTCGGTTCTGCTGATACTCTTCCACGGAGCGGTAAAGGCCCTCCTCTTTATGGAGGCGGGCATTATGGAGAAACTCTTTAAAGCAAAGAGAATCGAAGACATCAGGCGCCTTGTAGAAAAGGCCCCTATTACCGTTATGTTCGTTTCCATCGGCTTCATGAGCATGACCATAGTGCCCTTCGGGATATTCGTTGCCAAGTGGCTGGCCCTTGAGGAAGCCTCTAACTTCCTCGCCCACGGAGCCTACGTCGGTTCAATAATCTTCATGGCGGTCGGCGGCGTAATACTCACCCTCCTCTACTTCAAAGTAATCGGCATAATGACGAGAAAACGGGGCGAGTTCATAAGGTTCAAGCTCGAAAAACTCCCGCCCCTATACCTCCTGACCACCGTTCCCCTCGTTCTCTTCACCTTGGTTGCTTCACTCCTAATAGCGCTCTTCAGCCAGGAGTTTGTGAACCCGATTGTTGCAAGCGTGGTCGGTAAGCCCGCAGCAATTGCAGCCCAAGGGTTAACCCTTAAAACGCCCCTTTCTGAGCTATACGGCTGGCAGATAGTCGGAGCCCTCCTTCTACTGCTCGTAGTTCCGGTAATTGCCTACTTCGTCCACTTTGAAGGGACGGACAGGGTTTACCCCTACACCTGCGGAGAGAAGGTAGAGCTCACAATCGGAACCTACAACTTCTTCTGCATCAGCAGAGTTGAACCCCTCATAGAAACGGCTGCAACCGCCCTCTTCGTGCTTACCCTGATTCTGGGAGGAGGTCTGGTATGA
- a CDS encoding Crp/Fnr family transcriptional regulator, whose protein sequence is MVSTELVEKCRLFREFSEEEKELLARHFREVRFKKGELLFDEFEPAKGFFLISKGKVALLRSDNFGRWTKVAAVYGGVPLEECAFFLGTPHSLRAVAEEEVEALYLSREDYEALKAENPKLAVKLLEVVLNFLADRLKSEDRKFAQVCGFFSVSGGNRWRR, encoded by the coding sequence ATGGTATCTACCGAGCTTGTAGAGAAGTGCAGGCTGTTTAGGGAGTTTTCAGAAGAGGAGAAGGAGCTTCTCGCCCGCCACTTCCGGGAAGTCCGCTTTAAAAAGGGTGAGCTCCTGTTCGACGAGTTTGAGCCGGCAAAGGGTTTCTTCCTCATATCGAAGGGCAAAGTGGCACTGCTCAGAAGCGACAACTTCGGCAGGTGGACAAAAGTTGCCGCCGTTTACGGTGGAGTCCCTTTGGAAGAGTGTGCCTTCTTCCTCGGAACGCCCCACTCCCTAAGGGCGGTTGCAGAGGAGGAGGTTGAGGCCCTCTACCTGAGCAGGGAAGACTACGAGGCCCTAAAGGCCGAGAACCCGAAACTTGCGGTGAAGCTCCTTGAAGTGGTTCTCAACTTCCTTGCAGACAGGCTCAAGAGCGAAGACAGGAAATTTGCACAAGTCTGCGGTTTCTTCTCAGTAAGCGGAGGGAACAGATGGAGAAGGTAG
- a CDS encoding Ni/Fe hydrogenase subunit alpha has protein sequence MERELKVNHLTRVEGHGAVELKLEGSQVKEIKLSFTEGPRFFEFITRERLFSEIPKIVSRICGICYVSHRLAAAKAIEDAFKTEVPEAVELMRRLLIVGEFLESHALHLYFLALPDYMGYGSAVEMAKDYPNVVRRGFKIKEVGNRIMKLLGGKTVHGEAIVAGGFTRAPEKEELELVIDWLTEILPELEATAFLFDSLEYFELESPVELEVSLENPVPSEPSDRVAVSNGLKFTKQEFEHFIKEEVSPYSTAKRSTVNGKAFRIGPLARVNRGEDFYTEETKEVLSRLKNRFPSQNPLLANLARAVEMVELAHRGVKYAEKLIELLPFEPKAELEPGEFGGYGVKEAPRGVLYHHYRFSPSGHCIGANIVTPTAQLQACIEEDLKALAEKFSYLPDSQLKKRAEMLIRAYDP, from the coding sequence ATGGAAAGGGAGCTTAAAGTAAACCACCTGACGAGAGTAGAGGGACACGGAGCCGTTGAGCTGAAGCTGGAGGGCAGCCAGGTAAAGGAGATAAAGCTCTCCTTTACCGAAGGTCCCCGTTTCTTTGAGTTCATAACGAGAGAGCGGCTCTTCAGCGAGATACCGAAAATCGTTTCCCGCATCTGCGGCATCTGCTACGTTTCCCACAGACTTGCTGCGGCAAAGGCAATAGAGGACGCATTTAAAACGGAAGTTCCCGAAGCCGTTGAGCTTATGAGAAGACTCCTCATCGTGGGGGAGTTCTTAGAGAGCCACGCCCTACACCTCTACTTCCTGGCCCTCCCCGACTACATGGGATACGGCTCGGCCGTTGAGATGGCGAAAGACTACCCCAACGTTGTCAGAAGGGGCTTCAAGATAAAAGAGGTGGGCAACAGGATTATGAAACTGCTCGGGGGCAAAACGGTTCACGGAGAGGCAATAGTTGCCGGAGGATTCACAAGGGCCCCAGAGAAGGAGGAGCTTGAGCTGGTCATAGACTGGCTCACCGAGATTCTGCCGGAGCTTGAGGCCACCGCATTCCTGTTTGACTCCCTCGAGTACTTCGAGCTTGAAAGTCCGGTTGAGCTCGAGGTATCCCTCGAGAACCCGGTTCCAAGCGAACCTTCAGACAGGGTCGCCGTATCAAACGGCTTAAAGTTCACGAAGCAGGAGTTTGAGCACTTTATCAAGGAAGAAGTATCCCCCTACAGCACGGCAAAGCGCTCAACCGTAAACGGAAAGGCTTTCAGGATAGGACCCCTCGCGCGGGTCAACCGGGGAGAGGATTTCTACACGGAGGAGACGAAAGAGGTTCTGTCGAGGCTGAAAAACAGGTTCCCCTCCCAAAACCCCCTCCTTGCAAACCTTGCAAGGGCCGTTGAGATGGTGGAGCTCGCCCACAGGGGCGTTAAGTATGCAGAGAAGCTCATAGAGCTCCTTCCCTTTGAGCCGAAAGCCGAGTTGGAACCCGGAGAGTTCGGCGGCTACGGGGTGAAAGAGGCTCCGAGGGGAGTTCTCTACCACCACTACAGGTTTTCCCCTTCCGGCCACTGTATCGGAGCCAACATAGTGACGCCCACAGCCCAGCTTCAGGCCTGCATAGAGGAAGACCTTAAAGCCCTTGCGGAGAAGTTCTCATACCTGCCCGACTCCCAGCTTAAGAAACGGGCAGAGATGCTCATAAGGGCCTACGACCCCTGA
- a CDS encoding NADH ubiquinone oxidoreductase, whose amino-acid sequence MVRIGIVGLTGCSGCQCEILNCEEALSKILQRAELAFFPLAKDDHTVPELDLALVEGSVSTELDEEKVKEVRKKSKVVVAVGSCACYGGVQAQRNDEASLKEMLETVYGGEKLFLKVFKPRPVSEVVRVDYELPGCPLDKRQFIYTVASLLNGVKPFFPKIPVCHECKLSETECLTLKGIPCQGPVSFAGCGAPCTASGIGCQGCRGNCDFPNFDEMVKLLTERGLKRSDALKFLKVFRGKTFNTEKLGSYADGKGA is encoded by the coding sequence ATGGTAAGGATAGGCATCGTCGGTTTAACGGGGTGCTCCGGCTGCCAGTGTGAGATTCTCAACTGTGAAGAGGCTCTGAGCAAGATACTCCAAAGGGCAGAGCTCGCCTTCTTCCCGCTGGCAAAGGACGACCACACAGTTCCCGAGCTCGACCTTGCACTGGTTGAGGGCTCCGTTTCTACAGAGCTCGACGAGGAGAAGGTAAAAGAGGTTCGGAAAAAGTCAAAAGTTGTTGTTGCAGTAGGTTCTTGTGCCTGTTACGGAGGCGTTCAAGCCCAGAGGAACGACGAGGCGAGCCTCAAGGAGATGTTGGAGACCGTTTACGGCGGGGAGAAGCTCTTCTTAAAGGTGTTTAAGCCCCGCCCCGTTTCGGAGGTTGTCCGGGTGGATTACGAGCTTCCCGGCTGCCCCTTAGACAAGAGGCAGTTCATCTATACGGTGGCTTCCCTCCTTAACGGGGTAAAGCCGTTCTTCCCGAAGATTCCGGTGTGCCACGAGTGCAAGCTCTCGGAAACCGAGTGTTTAACCCTTAAAGGGATTCCCTGCCAAGGGCCCGTTTCCTTTGCGGGCTGCGGCGCACCGTGCACGGCCTCGGGAATAGGGTGCCAAGGGTGCAGGGGGAACTGTGACTTTCCCAACTTCGACGAGATGGTGAAGCTCCTTACAGAAAGGGGCCTCAAAAGGAGCGACGCCCTGAAGTTCCTGAAGGTTTTCAGGGGCAAAACGTTCAACACAGAAAAGCTGGGGAGCTACGCAGATGGAAAGGGAGCTTAA
- a CDS encoding FAD/NAD(P)-binding protein, giving the protein MKKSLEKLLNKPLPVDPYLPHKVVITDVEELAPDHKKFSFTFLNEELNAKWHHLPGQFVMLTVPKAGEIPISICSSPTRRGTVELTVRKVGRKTEVLHRMKPGDLAAIRGPYGNGFPVEIMEGHNLLIIAGGLGIAPLRSLIWFALDRRHRFKEIYILYGTRNYQMVLYKEELKRLRERSDVKCLFVLDRCETAEDREWADVEGVLTALIPQVELDPADTYVAVCGPPVAYRFIGKELLKNGYPESQIFVSLERKMECGIGKCGHCQIGYKFACVDGPIFPLWDTKNLPEMI; this is encoded by the coding sequence ATGAAAAAGAGCTTAGAGAAGTTACTGAATAAACCCCTACCGGTAGACCCCTACCTTCCCCACAAAGTTGTAATAACCGACGTAGAGGAGCTTGCACCCGACCACAAGAAGTTTTCTTTCACCTTCTTGAACGAAGAGCTGAACGCCAAATGGCACCACCTTCCCGGCCAGTTTGTAATGCTGACGGTTCCCAAAGCGGGCGAGATTCCGATTTCCATCTGCTCCTCACCTACCAGGCGAGGCACCGTAGAGCTCACGGTGAGGAAAGTGGGAAGGAAAACAGAGGTTCTCCACAGGATGAAACCGGGAGACCTTGCGGCGATAAGAGGCCCCTACGGGAACGGCTTCCCGGTGGAGATTATGGAGGGCCACAACCTCCTGATAATAGCGGGAGGTTTGGGTATAGCCCCCTTACGCTCCCTCATCTGGTTCGCCCTCGACAGGCGTCACCGTTTCAAGGAGATATACATCCTCTACGGAACGAGAAACTACCAAATGGTCCTCTACAAAGAGGAGCTCAAAAGGCTCAGAGAGCGCAGCGACGTTAAGTGCCTGTTCGTCCTCGACAGGTGCGAAACGGCAGAGGATAGGGAGTGGGCCGACGTTGAAGGGGTTCTAACGGCCCTCATTCCTCAGGTAGAGCTCGACCCCGCAGATACCTACGTTGCAGTCTGCGGCCCGCCGGTAGCCTACCGCTTCATAGGCAAGGAGCTCTTAAAGAACGGGTATCCCGAAAGCCAGATTTTCGTTTCCCTCGAAAGGAAGATGGAGTGCGGCATAGGTAAGTGCGGCCACTGCCAGATAGGCTACAAGTTCGCCTGTGTAGACGGCCCGATATTCCCCCTGTGGGACACCAAAAACCTTCCGGAGATGATTTAG